The Rhipicephalus sanguineus isolate Rsan-2018 chromosome 10, BIME_Rsan_1.4, whole genome shotgun sequence genome segment GATATATTAGCAAGGCGGCATGACCGGCCGCTcacgtaggctccctagatgcatTGATCCTACCCCGTAAccatccgaaagctttgtgcaactagcgtggtttcgcactgcctccaggatctgagACAGCTCACctggcttttgcactgcctccgtgacaaGGCCACCTTTGCCcaggctacgatgtcatgtgatggcggtgtagccttatgccacaggagcgaaggaacgagacggctgaaccggaACTGACGACAGctgggaacacgagccgtggctgcACGTGCCACTGTGAAGCGCcgcctttattttcttctcttgaggtcgcgcgctctcctgtttctttcgccgcccaaaggaggacGCTACAACGACATCACGTTAGgttacatgacgtcacatattttgctATCTGTGgcgtcatattgacgtcatatggtgatgtcatcacgtgatgatgatttttggtaGCACTCATCCCCGACGCCTTAGGaagcgagacgccgacggtcaatttctgcGTTTTACGAGGCATACAAGGCTTTCGCAGTATTAAATTGCATACCCACATGCTGCCCGGTGCATGTAGGCCTACTTATTCACAAACTATAAGCGAACCAGGTCGATCACTGCTAGTCATGCTAAAGGACACTGAACACTGTATTATAGGCCTTATAATAAGCGACAAACGTTTTCATCCTGCTTACAAAAGCCGGAAATCTGCAGGGAAATAAAATATTCCAAACTAGATTGGAGTAGAAATTGACACATTATAATGCGTTGTTGCCACCTAAAGACGTATTCCTGGTAAAAATAAATTAAATGAATGCTTTTCCACGGAGCTTCGCGTCATAACGCTCTCCCGGCAGTTTTGTTGGTCAGGCGTTAACGAAACACTTAagtaaaactcgcaaggtttgttaGAACAATTATTGCGGGCGCGTTTTATGATACATAAAAGATGTCGGGCACTTTGTGGCTCCAGCAGCAAACTGTCGTCGTACGCAGCTCCTTCAGTTACATTTATCTTAGCCACTGAGTCTGATTTATGAACAATAGAAAGCGAACGCGAGATCCGCTGTTTGCCACTGCCAGATAACATTCAGGTTAATGCCACTACGTACGCGGatgatattagagagtttgagaattggagacccaagacgctgggcccgcaagctgcgttgggcagcctgctcttgcgtttggATGATCagcagtttgagaattgggccaacgcaggctgcgttgggtcaagcgcacggagcgccacgcgtgacggaatttaaaatcatgcgagacgcggtgtggcctccgagattagccggcggcgcgccgccggctaatctcggaggccatggacgcGGGCcttactgcgccgtggcccgcgcagcgtctgtgtcttctcgctggtgacccaagacgccttggggccccacgctagttttcaattttcgcGTCTCGAGTCAACGCCAGCGCAAaccccaagagtggcttgggttctgcgcatgcgccctggcggctcgcaagcttcatgggtccccaagctccttggggccccaattctcaaactctctattatccTCTATGTCTAACGAGCAGTCACTGCAACACGCATTCAATGCGGTTCATCAATTCTGTACAATATCAGGTGTAAAGTTAAACTTTGCGGTGGTGTGGCTTTGGAGCCTGGGCTTACTTGCTTTCTTTGCCGTTTGCTGTTTTGTTGTTTGAACGTTACTCGGTCCTTGCCGGGGTGCGAGTAACTGCGAAGGGACTGCGAGCCAGCGCACGGAGCGAAGGAGACCCTaagcgacactctccaaattagtgcTTTAGTACCGGTATTTCAGTACAAAGAGATCCATAATTCGATACAGCGAATCGTACGTAACATAATTATACAGGGCACCAATTGGCCAATCCATATCACAAAATAAATCAGTTAGTGGCCGAGGATGGCACGCTTATAATACCAACAATCAAACGACCATGTTTCGAGGGCTAACCTACCCTTAGCCAGGGCTGCCGCGATCTCGCACTCCAGAGCAGACGAAACAGAGCAGAGATAGCAACACCACCAACATCGGGTGGGCTTGGTGGCTGCTTCGTTTCGTCACCATCTAACCCGCTACTCTTCGCTATGCAGGTGCTATCAGCTGTCGTCGCGCATCTGCTTCTTGTTGCCGGTGTGTCTGCTTCTGCTGACACATCGCCGGGATTTGGATTGCGGTGCTTCGACATCGATCCGGCCATCGACCAAACAACCGGCAAATCAGATTCCATCTCGCCACTGTCTGCCATCCTGTCGCCACTTCCGCAAAGCTTGGTCCTGGATGGTGGATGGACAGTCCCATCGCCAGCAACGTCACCTACCGCGCCGGCTATAAAAAGTGTGCCTCCATCGGCGGCGCTTCGTGGGCTTGGTGGCTGCTTCGTTTCGTCACCATCTAACCCGCTACTTTTCGCTATGCAGGTTAGTGTTCCGCAATCTCTCTTCACTAAGAAGAGCAGTAATTACTTTTTGCTGCAGCTACCGAGCCCACGTTGCTGCTGTACAACTGTTGTTGAATGCGTCCGTGCCGTGAGATTGTTATTGTTGCTTGTATCGGGAGACATCGAGTCAAATCCGGGCCCTGATGCTGTTCTCGCTGAACTGCAAAAGCTTTCCGCGGGCCAGTCAACCCTCTTAAATGAAGTGCAGGGACTCAAAAGCCAACTACTAACAACAGAACACGCCCAATCTGACCTAGCTAAGCGAATCGCCGATATGGAAAAACATTACCAAGCTCTGCTACCCCTAAAAGCCGAACTTgaactaattaaaaaaaacagcGTTCAAGCAGCGCGCAAGACAGTTGACCTTGAGGCACGTTTGGATGACGCAGAGAACAGGTCACGACTTAACAATTTAATTTTTTATGGTGTACCAGATGCCAATCCCTCAGAATCGTATGCTCAATCTGAGCAACTTATCATTCGCCATTGCCATGACCACTTAGGCATAGATATAAACCCTAAAGATATTGATCGTGTGCATCGCTTGGGCCGCCATTCAGGCAGCAGATGTAGGCCAATAATTGCGAAGTTCACTTTCTACAAGACAAAACAAGAAATCCTTTCAAACGGACGTAAGCTGAGAGGAACGACATACAGTATTGGAGAGGATTTCTCGCGTCGTGTTCAAAATGCCAGAAGGCAGTTGGTCGAGTTTGCAAGGCAGAAGTCCTCTCCGTTTTCGTTACGCTATAAAACACTGCACATCGGCTCGAAACGCTACTCGTTCAATGAAACCACAAAAACAGTACAAGAAATTCAATAGCAATCAAGTCGACGTCATACTGTAACCGCCAATTCTCACCCTAAAATAAAAAccaaacattctttttctgtaatCTTCACGAACGCTCGAAGTTTCATCCCTAAACGTGATCACCTGTCTCATCTCGTCAAGTCATCAGATAGCAGTATTCTTATACTAACAGAAACGTGGTTAACAAATGACGTCACCGACGCGGAAGTGCTCGCCGATCTACCGGGTTTCAATGCTTATCGGAAAGACCGCGAAAGTGCTCGCGGGGGTGGTGTCCTCATTGCAATCAGTAATCAGTTACCATGTTCTGTTATAAACACTGGCACATATTTAGAAATATTATGGGTACTGATTCAAGCTTTGCCGCAAGCTGTATTATTAGGTGTTTGCTATAGACCCCCACATAACAATCCTAACTTTTCTCGTGCACTTCACAATATTCTAAACCAGCTTACATCGATGTATCCTAAAGCTGAAATCGTTCTTTTTGGTGACTTCAATTTTCCTGGTATTAACTGGGAAGATGACACTACTACCGCTAACCCAGCAGAAGCTAGAGATTTTCTTAGCGTTTGTCTTGATTACAACCTGAAACAGTTAGTAACTCAGCCAACGCGTGTCACACGCGACTCCTCTAGCATTCTGGATTTAATACTAACAACTCATCCTGATAGCCTGTCTTCGATCCACTATCTCCGTGAGATCAGCGACCACAAGGTTATACACGCAGACTTTATTTTCAGCCCTGTTGCGCGAcacatgcaaaagaaaacaataaccTTATACGATAAGGGTAACTATGATGCTATAAATAATGAACTTACGGTATTTTTTCCGCAGTTTGAGTCGAACTTTAACCGCTGCTCTGTTCAAGAGAATTGGGCAATTTTCAAGCAAAAGCTAACCGAGCTAATAACCAACTTCATCCCTAAAACCATTATCCGTGTTAACAGTAGTAAGCCATGGTTTAATAAATCCTTGCACCGACTAGGTAACAAGAAAAAACGTACATTCCGGACGGCTAAACTAAAAGGGGACTCCCACAACTGGGATAAGTATTACGTAGCTGAAAAAGCATATCTCACAGCTATCCGCGACGCCAAGTTCAAATTTTTTAACAACGATTTGCCCAATATGTTAACTAAATATCCCCGCAAGTTTTGGCAGATAATTAACCCTAAAGCCGTTGTTGACACCACTCTTACTAACGAATCTGGAGAGGTTCTTCCAGATGCAGAATGCGCTGATGCTTTCAACAACGCTTTTTCATCTGTATTTACTAACGAATCACGCGTACCCTTACCTGTGTTTTCATGTCAGATCACATCTGCCATGCCTGAAATCAGTTTTTCTGCTGACGGTATCTCATCCCTCATCGAAAAGTTGAAGTTAACATCAGCATCTGGAATGGACGGTATTAATGCGAAACTGTTGAAAAACATACGTCATATTGCGTCGGCTTATTTTGTATTGTTATTTTCCCAATCTCTTTCAACAGGCGTCATCCCAGACGactggaaagtgggaaaggtcgttcCTGTCTTCAAATCCGGTAACAGAAACTCGCCACTAAACTACCGACCGATCTCCTTGACCAGCGTACCCTGCAaactcatggaacacgtcatttaCTCTTACGTCATGAACTTTCTCGACTCCCATAACTTCTTTCACCATTCTCAACATGGGTTTCGTAGGGGCCACTCTTGCGAAACCCAGCTTGCCATCTTCGTTCATGACCTTCATGCTAACCTTGACATAAACAAACAAACCGATTCCATATTCCTTGATTTtgcaaaagcctttgataaggtacCCCATAAACGCCTAATAATAAAACTGTCTTCCTTAAACTTGCACCCATACGTACTAAAATGGATAAAAGAATTCTTGACTAACCGCACGCAATCAGTAATTACAAATGATAAATTGTCTAACCCTCTTCCGGTGACACCGGGTGTGCCCCAGGGCTCTGTCCTTGGTCCTCTTTTATTTCTAATTTACATTAACGACCTGCCTTTGCATGTATCTTCAAATT includes the following:
- the LOC119406597 gene encoding uncharacterized protein LOC119406597; protein product: MQVSVPQSLFTKKSSNYFLLQLPSPRCCCTTVVECVRAVRLLLLLVSGDIESNPGPDAVLAELQKLSAGQSTLLNEVQGLKSQLLTTEHAQSDLAKRIADMEKHYQALLPLKAELELIKKNSVQAARKTVDLEARLDDAENRSRLNNLIFYGVPDANPSESYAQSEQLIIRHCHDHLGIDINPKDIDRVHRLGRHSGSRCRPIIAKFTFYKTKQEILSNGRKLRGTTYSIGEDFSRRVQNARRQLVEFARQKSSPFSLRYKTLHIGSKRYSFNETTKTVQEIQ